A DNA window from Paenarthrobacter aurescens TC1 contains the following coding sequences:
- a CDS encoding putative ATPase, ParA-family (identified by match to protein family HMM PF01656) translates to MADSAALQSLPAVLPPLPPRTTARRYRVSLPPRDSALRHHRKSPGSETHPGGVFPMALTQDVLSRVITFANGKGGVGKTTTSTNFAGLCSAAGWRTLFIEFDPQGDAGDDLGYKRSEENDQGAHMLEVLDAHKPLQPVIRDVRPNLDVIPMGREALKHIVEIVEGKERRGTEFRLMLAEALAPIAKDYDLIVIDTPPATGTSPAILQLVLGASRWVIIPTKSDRSSIGNVRELAAEMEAVRHANPHIEVLGVVPFDFDRQATRILRNAVEDIEAVLDGAASLFTDEAGEVITIRHSSAAIDARTAGKLVHELAEIATEEEAGEPWWKALQEGRRPERIPGSVGALADDHLLLTNAIITRIGRFEESMDQEVSA, encoded by the coding sequence GTGGCCGACAGTGCCGCACTGCAGTCATTGCCTGCGGTGCTGCCACCGCTGCCGCCTCGCACTACCGCACGGCGCTACCGCGTGTCGCTACCGCCACGCGATAGTGCGTTGCGGCATCATCGGAAGAGCCCAGGATCGGAAACACACCCAGGAGGCGTCTTCCCCATGGCCTTGACCCAGGATGTGCTCAGCCGAGTCATCACCTTTGCTAACGGCAAGGGCGGCGTCGGCAAGACCACAACGTCCACGAACTTCGCCGGCCTGTGCTCTGCCGCCGGCTGGCGCACCTTGTTCATCGAGTTTGATCCGCAGGGCGACGCCGGCGACGACCTCGGCTACAAGCGCAGCGAGGAGAACGACCAGGGCGCGCACATGCTGGAGGTCCTCGACGCTCACAAGCCACTCCAGCCAGTGATCCGCGACGTGCGGCCGAACCTTGACGTCATCCCGATGGGTCGGGAAGCGCTCAAGCACATCGTGGAGATCGTCGAAGGCAAGGAGCGTCGGGGGACCGAGTTCCGGCTGATGCTGGCCGAAGCGCTCGCGCCCATCGCCAAGGACTACGACCTGATCGTCATCGACACTCCGCCGGCCACCGGGACCTCGCCGGCGATCCTGCAGCTCGTGCTCGGCGCCTCGCGGTGGGTGATCATTCCGACGAAGAGCGACAGGTCGAGCATCGGAAACGTTCGCGAACTGGCCGCCGAGATGGAGGCGGTGCGCCACGCCAACCCCCACATCGAGGTGCTCGGCGTCGTTCCGTTTGACTTCGATCGGCAGGCGACCCGCATCCTGCGCAACGCCGTGGAGGACATCGAGGCCGTGCTGGACGGTGCCGCGTCGCTGTTCACGGATGAGGCCGGCGAGGTCATCACCATTCGTCACTCCAGCGCAGCGATCGACGCGCGCACCGCGGGCAAGTTGGTGCATGAGCTCGCAGAGATCGCAACGGAGGAAGAGGCCGGCGAGCCCTGGTGGAAGGCTCTTCAGGAGGGGCGCAGGCCGGAGCGCATCCCGGGGAGTGTGGGAGCGCTCGCCGATGACCACCTGCTGTTGACCAACGCGATCATCACCCGGATCGGCCGATTCGAGGAGTCGATGGATCAGGAGGTCAGCGCGTGA
- a CDS encoding conserved hypothetical protein (identified by similarity to GB:CAE46815.1): MAPIQGLKKPTLPPPTPRPRTLASVPSPTPDPAEPLAEESATAEEGTAAGTPAQRSEPPENIEGQKAPRPRRSRAEKTSTAARTSGASASADTMKPVSVSVPFTLAEAWRDRAKKDRASQVDVLLDAIVAHQGELDELVAASTEKPTMSDGLFDRGPGTKGERYVGVSLRIKARNLDVIDRLAEKHGPVKRSPFVAAVLTAYLA; the protein is encoded by the coding sequence ATGGCACCGATCCAGGGACTGAAGAAGCCGACGCTGCCTCCGCCCACGCCGCGACCCCGGACTCTCGCCTCGGTGCCGTCTCCGACGCCGGACCCCGCGGAGCCGCTGGCCGAGGAGAGCGCCACCGCCGAGGAGGGCACGGCTGCGGGCACGCCGGCCCAGCGTTCCGAGCCGCCGGAGAACATCGAGGGGCAGAAGGCACCAAGGCCCAGGAGATCCCGCGCGGAGAAGACCTCGACAGCGGCGCGAACCTCCGGCGCCAGCGCGAGCGCGGACACCATGAAGCCGGTGTCGGTCTCGGTGCCGTTCACGCTGGCCGAGGCCTGGCGCGACCGCGCCAAGAAGGATCGGGCATCGCAGGTCGACGTGCTGCTCGACGCGATCGTGGCTCATCAAGGCGAGTTGGATGAGCTCGTCGCAGCATCGACGGAGAAGCCGACGATGAGTGATGGGTTGTTCGACCGCGGCCCGGGCACAAAGGGGGAGCGGTACGTCGGTGTCTCGCTGCGGATCAAGGCTCGAAACCTTGACGTGATCGACCGGCTCGCCGAGAAGCACGGTCCGGTGAAGCGGTCGCCGTTCGTGGCGGCGGTCCTCACGGCGTACCTGGCCTGA
- a CDS encoding hypothetical protein (identified by Glimmer2; putative), with amino-acid sequence MATRVEPAVRGVHVRRPLGRPCPACGSTSTWVEIRREGDRSGSGQVREWPYAVCQACGHAERGRRTDPLKPPAPTSAGRPARSPEASPPEEATAAPADLSGHRPRPPRPKASDERVEELLAAAGYNRAITPAVLENHRRFATHAGKPGLPRWKAAVALLNGAMGADEVPHVREIYAEEKQRREKQKARAAQRRRQAGELADEHAEAAREHVARVWAETGEGPTWRQLADALGVHGPLASATIETLHRRGALTSTKEPRSLRATPDWTPPPA; translated from the coding sequence GTGGCGACTCGAGTCGAGCCGGCTGTTCGCGGAGTCCACGTGCGGCGACCGTTGGGCAGGCCGTGTCCGGCATGCGGGTCAACCAGCACCTGGGTTGAGATACGACGCGAGGGCGATCGCAGCGGTTCGGGACAGGTACGGGAGTGGCCGTACGCCGTGTGCCAGGCATGTGGGCATGCCGAGCGGGGCCGCCGGACCGACCCCTTGAAGCCGCCGGCGCCAACAAGCGCAGGGCGGCCGGCACGATCGCCGGAGGCATCGCCGCCCGAAGAGGCCACAGCCGCGCCCGCTGACCTCAGCGGCCACAGGCCCAGGCCGCCCCGCCCGAAGGCATCTGACGAACGGGTCGAGGAGTTGCTCGCGGCCGCGGGCTACAACCGGGCGATCACGCCGGCGGTCCTCGAGAACCATCGTCGGTTCGCGACGCATGCCGGAAAGCCCGGCCTTCCCCGGTGGAAGGCAGCGGTCGCACTGCTCAACGGCGCGATGGGGGCCGATGAGGTCCCGCACGTGCGGGAGATCTATGCCGAGGAGAAGCAGCGCAGGGAAAAGCAGAAGGCCCGCGCTGCGCAGCGTCGCAGGCAGGCCGGAGAGCTGGCCGACGAACACGCCGAGGCAGCCCGGGAGCACGTCGCGAGAGTCTGGGCTGAAACGGGGGAGGGGCCGACCTGGCGTCAGCTGGCCGACGCGCTCGGCGTCCACGGACCGCTGGCGTCGGCGACGATCGAGACCCTGCACCGCCGCGGCGCGCTCACCTCGACCAAGGAGCCTCGCTCACTGCGGGCTACACCGGACTGGACGCCGCCACCGGCGTAG
- a CDS encoding Protein containing ATP/GTP-binding site motif A yields MEPSPYAPGSLPEYLAGRGRERDLIRNKVSRLSMLGRSGGPLLAFHAPRGLGKTSLLRMAQRDAIAEGFLTAWVTGRDDRPMSPDLAQALSVAVKERSFGERSKALLHRLDQIQVEFGIPGMKVGATLSADDDKVPPGAAILEELLEDAGRFARNHEAKGLVVFVDEFQEAQLGDRKSLLIGLQHFDGAPDATPVAIIAAGLPSLPPAVTEAATFGERSRFVELGLLSDVAVAEAIRVPAEHHQVAWSDEAIMAAIELAAGYPHKVQLIGDATWEVARPTAGSTITIGHVRRAEEEIEDRMRGLFRTRLDRATPEQRRFLAAMAALGDRPVERARIAAELGVPTTAVSRPRQQLIDRGYIEAAGHGRLRFTIPGFAAYVRDNG; encoded by the coding sequence ATGGAGCCGAGCCCATACGCGCCCGGGTCGCTGCCGGAATACCTGGCTGGCCGCGGCCGCGAGCGGGACCTGATCCGCAACAAGGTCTCCCGGCTGAGCATGCTTGGCCGATCCGGAGGGCCACTGCTGGCGTTTCACGCCCCGCGGGGTCTGGGGAAGACGTCGTTGCTGCGGATGGCCCAGCGGGACGCGATCGCTGAGGGGTTCCTCACTGCTTGGGTCACCGGCCGTGATGATCGACCGATGTCACCTGACCTGGCGCAGGCGCTCAGCGTCGCGGTCAAGGAACGATCCTTCGGAGAGCGGTCGAAGGCTCTGTTGCACCGACTTGACCAGATCCAGGTCGAGTTCGGGATCCCGGGTATGAAGGTCGGCGCAACCCTGTCTGCCGACGACGACAAGGTGCCACCCGGCGCAGCGATACTCGAGGAGCTCCTGGAGGACGCGGGCAGGTTCGCTCGCAACCATGAGGCCAAGGGGCTCGTCGTCTTCGTCGACGAGTTCCAGGAAGCCCAGCTGGGGGACCGGAAGAGCCTGCTGATCGGGCTCCAGCACTTCGACGGAGCTCCCGATGCGACACCTGTCGCGATCATCGCCGCGGGGCTGCCCTCGCTGCCACCCGCGGTGACCGAGGCCGCAACGTTCGGTGAGCGGTCCCGGTTCGTCGAGCTGGGATTGTTGAGCGACGTTGCCGTGGCCGAGGCGATCCGGGTGCCAGCCGAACACCACCAGGTCGCCTGGTCCGACGAAGCGATCATGGCGGCGATCGAGTTGGCGGCCGGCTATCCGCACAAGGTCCAGTTGATCGGTGATGCGACGTGGGAGGTGGCACGGCCCACGGCGGGGAGCACGATCACGATCGGCCATGTCCGGCGCGCTGAGGAGGAGATCGAGGACCGCATGAGGGGTCTGTTCCGCACACGTCTGGACCGTGCCACGCCGGAGCAGCGACGGTTCCTGGCCGCCATGGCCGCGCTGGGGGACCGTCCGGTGGAGAGGGCGAGGATCGCTGCGGAGCTCGGTGTGCCAACCACGGCGGTGAGTCGTCCACGTCAGCAGCTCATCGACCGCGGCTACATCGAGGCCGCCGGCCACGGGCGGCTTCGCTTCACGATCCCCGGTTTCGCGGCGTATGTCCGCGACAACGGGTGA
- a CDS encoding hypothetical protein (identified by Glimmer2; putative), producing the protein MVPSLVDGLELVGRGRVAALVGHLRDGAGVVDVDVPGPLGDFLAAEITDWLRRRDCWVLERPSGGAKGRWHLFFAHPDFRYAPVAARAGLAAEVSDFLIALAVDVKVPRHELDLRDAVRPLSSPHRHGAVTSPKGDLREALRGLKRVLPGRPAPSPLRPRVKIKPKYDQKAAPDTGSGLVIPLALQRWKRQLRAEWRQYLLTGEVPPGSWAAGSTKTRHAVAVDRSLVEAACTRELVWAIGNPETAWRIIRESHPTAMTKAKHQGYSWWIAYVWNESVRTAEMFTTTTDTKPRPVEIPPANVVDAVAAARQDLERLMWTVPARRRATLLLVGHQLLDRALRAGTLRVPCPERDLQLDCGLGDRKTIRAALARLNGRIGTLHTDCLSLVERDSTSYEFEINAAPSREGRQIPPPVLDPPPAARGLWLLLPRASHSLWRTLLTATTAMDLGDLVVKAGLVEAATDEPSKSQRSTAKAALVALSKAGMVRVDEHGRWKAATRPRSVQVEQDASAAYARQLETIEAERAAYRAGTTSSWSAGRARAIKAAKAREKAWWDNLSPAARADRAETKRLEFDQMSITDQAALKARLAERRIRAGIDELETYQTWLRTVPADDLVTRSLERKQRFKDLSPAERGASVAAWDRHRLRYGLTAQRFGTPGVDQRPTRPDVEQAALLPDGAAARDAAFLERQGNLLEQDPRQAAG; encoded by the coding sequence GTGGTCCCCTCACTGGTTGACGGGCTCGAGCTGGTCGGCCGCGGCCGCGTCGCCGCCTTGGTCGGTCACCTCCGCGACGGCGCCGGCGTCGTCGACGTCGACGTGCCCGGCCCGCTTGGTGACTTCCTCGCCGCCGAGATCACCGACTGGCTGCGCCGGCGGGACTGCTGGGTGCTGGAACGTCCCTCGGGCGGCGCGAAGGGCCGGTGGCACCTCTTCTTCGCGCACCCCGACTTCCGCTACGCCCCGGTGGCTGCGCGGGCCGGGTTGGCGGCCGAGGTCAGCGACTTCCTGATCGCCCTGGCCGTCGACGTGAAGGTTCCCCGCCACGAGCTCGACCTTCGCGACGCCGTACGCCCCCTCTCCTCCCCACACCGCCACGGCGCGGTCACCAGCCCCAAGGGAGATCTTCGCGAGGCATTGCGTGGACTGAAGCGGGTCCTTCCGGGTCGGCCGGCACCCTCCCCGCTGCGTCCCCGCGTCAAGATCAAGCCAAAGTACGATCAGAAGGCCGCCCCGGACACCGGTTCGGGATTGGTGATCCCGCTGGCGCTGCAGCGGTGGAAGCGCCAACTGCGCGCCGAGTGGCGGCAGTACCTGCTGACCGGCGAGGTCCCGCCCGGGTCGTGGGCGGCCGGCTCGACCAAGACCCGGCATGCGGTCGCGGTCGACCGGTCCCTGGTCGAGGCGGCATGCACCCGCGAACTGGTGTGGGCGATCGGCAACCCCGAGACCGCGTGGCGGATCATCCGTGAGTCGCACCCGACTGCGATGACCAAGGCTAAGCACCAGGGCTACTCGTGGTGGATCGCCTACGTGTGGAACGAGTCCGTCCGGACTGCCGAAATGTTCACCACCACCACGGACACCAAGCCTCGACCGGTCGAGATTCCCCCGGCCAATGTCGTCGACGCGGTCGCGGCCGCCCGCCAGGACCTCGAACGCCTCATGTGGACCGTGCCCGCTAGACGGCGGGCAACGTTGCTGCTGGTGGGCCATCAGCTGCTGGACCGGGCGCTGCGCGCAGGGACCCTCCGCGTCCCCTGCCCTGAGCGGGATCTGCAGCTCGACTGCGGCCTGGGCGACCGCAAGACCATCCGCGCGGCCCTGGCCCGCCTCAATGGCCGGATCGGAACCCTCCACACCGACTGCCTGTCCCTCGTCGAGCGGGACTCCACAAGCTACGAGTTCGAAATCAACGCCGCTCCGAGCAGGGAGGGACGGCAAATCCCCCCACCTGTTCTTGACCCACCCCCGGCCGCCCGCGGGCTCTGGCTCCTCCTACCAAGGGCAAGCCACAGCCTCTGGCGCACGCTCCTGACCGCCACCACCGCGATGGACCTGGGTGACCTGGTTGTGAAGGCCGGACTGGTGGAGGCAGCCACCGATGAGCCCTCGAAGTCACAGAGATCCACCGCCAAGGCTGCACTGGTCGCGCTGAGCAAGGCAGGGATGGTGCGCGTCGACGAACACGGGCGGTGGAAAGCGGCCACCAGGCCCCGTTCAGTCCAGGTCGAGCAGGACGCGTCCGCAGCGTACGCCCGTCAGCTGGAGACGATCGAGGCTGAACGAGCTGCCTACCGCGCCGGCACCACTTCGAGCTGGAGTGCGGGCCGGGCAAGGGCGATCAAGGCCGCCAAGGCTCGGGAGAAGGCGTGGTGGGACAACCTCTCTCCCGCCGCACGCGCCGATCGCGCCGAGACGAAGCGGCTCGAGTTCGACCAGATGTCCATCACCGACCAAGCCGCGCTCAAGGCCCGTCTCGCCGAACGACGCATCCGGGCCGGCATCGACGAGCTCGAGACCTACCAGACCTGGCTGCGCACCGTCCCAGCGGACGACCTCGTCACTCGCAGCCTCGAACGCAAGCAGCGGTTCAAGGACCTATCCCCCGCCGAACGCGGAGCCTCGGTCGCCGCGTGGGATCGCCACCGCCTGCGCTATGGCCTAACCGCCCAACGATTCGGCACCCCCGGCGTCGACCAGCGACCCACCAGACCCGACGTCGAGCAGGCGGCGCTGCTTCCGGACGGTGCTGCCGCGCGCGACGCCGCCTTCCTGGAACGGCAAGGCAACCTCCTCGAGCAGGACCCACGGCAGGCGGCCGGCTAG
- a CDS encoding hypothetical protein (identified by Glimmer2; putative) — MLIQRQQGRGDTPTCIKVCGIAMRRRYSYRQQICIPPLRGISRENPAPTGSRSHQDGQVPRQRGLSSFLGLRAVSDAAGLDHRLPYSQGQEAHRPGATHLDRGLESKVVTSRRRGVLSRARGDTPARE, encoded by the coding sequence GTGCTCATCCAGCGCCAGCAGGGCCGGGGAGACACGCCGACCTGCATCAAGGTGTGCGGCATCGCCATGCGACGCCGGTACAGTTACCGGCAACAAATCTGCATACCTCCTCTCAGAGGCATCTCCCGGGAGAATCCAGCGCCAACTGGTTCCCGGTCTCACCAAGACGGTCAGGTCCCGCGCCAACGGGGCCTTTCGTCATTTCTGGGCCTACGGGCCGTCTCGGACGCTGCCGGCCTCGACCACCGCCTTCCGTACTCGCAGGGGCAGGAAGCTCATCGACCGGGCGCTACGCACCTGGACCGCGGCCTGGAGTCGAAGGTCGTCACCTCGAGGCGCAGAGGAGTGCTGAGCCGTGCGCGCGGCGACACGCCAGCGCGGGAATGA
- a CDS encoding hypothetical protein (identified by Glimmer2; putative) — translation MRLDLLGKCCPIWWDCCCCSGCDWMPRPSPAIHLRSSSAGALKFREICNTPSARGCGVNRSDHGWISRMGRKAKGDRHTIFTSMPPEAAEFVKAEATKLGCYIGDYIGWAVSDHFNVTAEVPIGEVNDHPDPLPVADGRVKYRAMIPRAAADILISEAERRGNSLGDFVAKILCDRFGVPFQPRVKKKAIRAWQQAAEAGEQLRMTG, via the coding sequence ATGAGGCTGGATCTTCTCGGGAAGTGCTGTCCGATCTGGTGGGACTGCTGTTGCTGTAGTGGTTGTGACTGGATGCCCAGGCCAAGCCCGGCGATTCACCTTCGCTCTAGCTCTGCCGGCGCCCTCAAATTTCGCGAAATTTGCAACACGCCGTCCGCGCGAGGTTGCGGGGTGAACCGCTCAGACCACGGTTGGATATCTCGCATGGGACGCAAAGCGAAGGGCGATCGGCACACGATCTTCACGAGCATGCCGCCCGAAGCAGCGGAGTTCGTGAAGGCAGAAGCCACCAAGCTCGGCTGCTACATCGGCGACTACATCGGCTGGGCCGTCTCGGACCACTTCAACGTCACGGCCGAGGTGCCGATCGGCGAGGTCAATGACCATCCTGATCCCCTGCCGGTTGCTGATGGGCGCGTGAAGTACCGCGCGATGATTCCCCGCGCGGCCGCCGACATCCTTATCTCCGAGGCCGAGCGTCGCGGCAACAGCCTTGGCGACTTCGTCGCCAAGATCCTGTGCGACCGCTTCGGAGTCCCCTTCCAGCCCCGCGTCAAGAAGAAGGCCATCCGCGCCTGGCAGCAGGCGGCTGAGGCCGGAGAGCAGCTGCGGATGACCGGTTGA
- a CDS encoding putative transcriptional regulator, ArsR family (identified by match to protein family HMM PF01022), which produces MRSMPSLPAPPDMPTEVKVIIDAIGHSVRTEILRQLAERPLGVRELAEATGTVVSQVRKHLAILEDLELVVADVPPDERRPGGRGRAVLWSTNIERAEEVGKIWIDYVTGRPTPPRAKGR; this is translated from the coding sequence ATGCGCTCCATGCCGTCGCTGCCCGCACCGCCCGACATGCCGACGGAGGTGAAGGTCATCATTGACGCGATCGGGCACAGCGTCCGCACCGAGATCCTCCGGCAACTGGCTGAACGCCCACTCGGCGTGCGCGAGCTAGCCGAAGCTACCGGCACCGTCGTCAGCCAGGTTCGCAAACACCTCGCGATCCTCGAGGACCTTGAACTCGTCGTCGCCGACGTGCCTCCCGACGAGCGCCGACCTGGCGGGCGTGGGAGGGCGGTTCTCTGGAGCACGAATATCGAGCGCGCTGAAGAGGTCGGCAAGATCTGGATCGACTACGTCACCGGTCGCCCCACTCCCCCACGCGCCAAGGGCCGCTAG
- a CDS encoding hypothetical protein (identified by Glimmer2; putative), whose protein sequence is MSLLCWFALSPQKATVETRDRTPARKQSATHAARAGVDEAAERTLSGDWQPEPRDGHCGRQPPHLDATPPMLNTSVGTAGAATPGAINS, encoded by the coding sequence GTGTCTCTTCTCTGCTGGTTTGCCCTCTCACCACAGAAGGCAACCGTCGAGACGCGAGATCGGACACCGGCCCGGAAACAATCTGCGACCCATGCCGCGCGGGCCGGCGTCGATGAGGCCGCAGAGCGCACCCTCAGTGGCGATTGGCAGCCTGAGCCACGTGACGGGCACTGCGGTCGGCAACCGCCGCACCTCGACGCCACGCCGCCCATGCTCAACACATCAGTAGGCACCGCGGGTGCTGCCACCCCCGGTGCCATCAACAGCTGA
- a CDS encoding putative Lipoprotein, whose amino-acid sequence MRRFHRNTVAALAAAVLMLGAAACGGEDDPKGGDGNSPSPTTSTSPTEDASQASDAWKSKYTKAQLTSYEDALARWNEYEQRSAPLWARGKATEAAAKLFKSYFPSPFWQSQYRRLASYEQVDVKIEGTPGIYWSKAKSISDNGLSVEIQQCVDNTQIKVTQRGKPAKPVRAQQKPNLRIISLSKPEGHDWLIYGIKDASSGKPKPCEP is encoded by the coding sequence ATGCGCCGTTTTCATCGCAACACCGTCGCGGCCCTGGCGGCCGCCGTGCTCATGCTCGGCGCAGCAGCATGCGGGGGAGAGGACGACCCGAAGGGCGGCGACGGGAACAGCCCGTCACCGACCACCAGCACCTCGCCCACGGAGGACGCCTCGCAGGCGTCGGACGCGTGGAAGAGCAAGTACACCAAGGCCCAGCTGACGTCCTACGAGGACGCCTTGGCCCGATGGAACGAGTACGAGCAGCGCTCCGCGCCGCTCTGGGCGCGGGGTAAGGCCACCGAGGCCGCGGCCAAGCTGTTCAAGAGCTACTTCCCCTCACCGTTCTGGCAGAGCCAGTACCGCCGCCTCGCCTCCTACGAGCAGGTTGACGTGAAGATCGAAGGGACGCCAGGCATCTACTGGTCCAAGGCCAAGAGCATCAGCGACAACGGCCTCAGCGTCGAAATCCAACAGTGCGTGGATAACACCCAGATCAAGGTCACCCAGCGGGGTAAGCCAGCCAAGCCGGTCCGCGCTCAACAGAAGCCAAACCTAAGGATCATCAGCCTCTCGAAGCCGGAGGGGCACGACTGGCTCATCTACGGCATCAAGGACGCATCGAGCGGGAAGCCGAAGCCATGCGAGCCCTGA
- a CDS encoding hypothetical protein (identified by Glimmer2; putative) — MSTTTSPQRTNNGQYGLDLRSTLGQVGQKAPRRLGSWAAAILFVVLVVIGLLALFQAQGDRVEVLEVTKPVPAGQVIKAGDVHAIQVAGVPGAIKASDVDTVVGQRAASGLVEGQILTPEAVTGDPLPGDGERLVALQLPPGRVPGGLAAGDVVNVLAVPQEGAAASTNQLQEPQVLAEGARVQSVGSTAEGNKVVTVLVKDAVSDPVAAYSAAGQVTIVQAPLASAEE, encoded by the coding sequence TTGAGCACGACGACCAGTCCCCAGCGCACGAACAACGGCCAGTACGGCCTCGACCTCCGCTCCACGCTCGGCCAGGTAGGCCAGAAGGCACCGCGGCGTCTGGGCTCCTGGGCGGCCGCGATCCTCTTCGTCGTCCTAGTGGTGATCGGCCTGCTGGCACTGTTCCAGGCCCAAGGTGACAGGGTCGAAGTCCTCGAGGTCACCAAGCCAGTTCCGGCGGGCCAGGTGATCAAGGCCGGCGACGTCCACGCTATCCAAGTTGCCGGCGTGCCCGGAGCCATCAAGGCCTCCGACGTCGACACCGTGGTCGGGCAGCGGGCCGCCTCCGGTCTGGTTGAGGGTCAGATCCTCACTCCTGAGGCGGTGACCGGCGACCCGCTCCCGGGCGACGGCGAGCGGCTAGTCGCCCTCCAGCTTCCGCCGGGTCGGGTGCCGGGCGGTCTCGCTGCCGGGGATGTAGTGAACGTTCTCGCCGTGCCGCAGGAGGGCGCCGCGGCCTCCACGAACCAGCTGCAGGAGCCGCAGGTGCTGGCCGAGGGTGCGCGGGTGCAGTCTGTGGGCAGCACCGCCGAGGGCAACAAGGTCGTGACCGTGCTCGTCAAGGACGCAGTGTCCGATCCGGTCGCCGCGTACTCCGCCGCCGGCCAGGTGACGATCGTCCAGGCGCCGCTTGCGTCGGCCGAGGAGTGA
- a CDS encoding hypothetical protein (identified by Glimmer2; putative) gives MLFAVCADRGAPGSSTVARVLASARGLPAVVVGADAYGDDMALRVLPDGKHPMPETPTVLGIGAGKSAERPRPTGPIVLAEQGSRPRYEDLWREGSHELSPLVRVVPGFQTAEQGASASWQVLAAALEAQNGAVFADLGRIHTGSPSMPIAAAADAIIPVCRGDQISVQTMVARLELLVSAIAERNRRPPIVVPVVIADRRHGDAIAQAVAKILSDSAVAAAVRGVAWLAWDPAGVADLDNGRDPWEKPLRKSPLMRSARKAMWHLGLATGLDHEEPNVKPAGGKCKRARTTASPGEQLRTNHAAELPQAAAPAPPLQPGWSRQVASGESSPSHVSPIEESHR, from the coding sequence ATGCTGTTCGCTGTTTGCGCTGACCGAGGCGCTCCGGGATCTTCCACGGTGGCCCGCGTCCTGGCGTCCGCGCGTGGCCTGCCTGCCGTGGTGGTCGGCGCCGACGCCTACGGCGACGACATGGCGTTGAGGGTGCTCCCTGATGGAAAGCACCCGATGCCGGAGACGCCGACCGTGCTCGGGATCGGGGCGGGGAAGTCAGCCGAGCGGCCACGACCCACCGGGCCAATAGTTCTCGCCGAGCAGGGCTCGAGGCCGAGGTACGAGGACCTGTGGCGCGAAGGTTCGCACGAGCTTTCGCCGCTCGTTCGGGTAGTGCCGGGATTCCAGACTGCCGAACAGGGTGCCTCTGCGTCGTGGCAGGTGCTGGCCGCTGCGCTCGAGGCGCAGAACGGTGCGGTGTTCGCCGATCTGGGTCGAATTCACACCGGCTCCCCGTCCATGCCGATCGCGGCTGCGGCCGACGCAATCATTCCCGTCTGCCGGGGCGACCAGATCTCGGTGCAGACGATGGTTGCCCGCCTGGAGCTGCTGGTGTCCGCGATCGCCGAGCGCAACCGTCGCCCACCCATCGTGGTGCCGGTCGTGATCGCGGACCGCAGGCACGGCGACGCGATCGCCCAAGCGGTCGCGAAGATCCTCAGCGACTCAGCCGTCGCAGCGGCGGTACGCGGCGTCGCGTGGCTGGCCTGGGACCCGGCCGGCGTGGCCGACCTGGACAACGGTCGCGACCCGTGGGAGAAGCCGCTACGAAAGTCCCCGCTGATGCGGTCGGCCCGCAAGGCGATGTGGCACCTGGGCCTTGCAACCGGGCTGGATCACGAAGAGCCGAACGTCAAGCCCGCCGGGGGCAAGTGCAAGCGGGCGCGAACAACTGCCTCGCCGGGTGAGCAGCTGCGTACCAACCACGCCGCCGAGCTCCCGCAGGCGGCAGCGCCGGCTCCGCCGCTCCAGCCAGGGTGGTCTCGTCAGGTTGCAAGCGGTGAGTCGAGCCCATCGCATGTGTCGCCGATCGAGGAGAGCCACCGATGA